Proteins from one Setaria italica strain Yugu1 chromosome V, Setaria_italica_v2.0, whole genome shotgun sequence genomic window:
- the LOC101786221 gene encoding AP-4 complex subunit epsilon: protein MEQLRTIGRELAMGSQGGWGQSKEFLDLVKSIGEARSKAEEDRIIARELEHLKRRLADPDVPRRKMKELLLRLVYAEMLGHDASFGHIHAVKMTHDESLPLKRTGYLAVALFLDERHDLVILVVNTIQKDLRSDNYLVVCAALTAACRLIGEEAIPAVLPQVVELLAHPKEAVRKKAVMALHRFYQRSPSSVSHLVSNFRKRLCDNDPGVMGATLCPLYDLILEEPNSYKDLVVSFVNILKQVAERRLPTSYDYHQMPAPFIQIKLLKILAVLGSGDKQASGHMYTVLGDIFRKGDTASNIGNAILYECICCISSIFPNPKMLEAAAETTSKFLKSDSHNLKYMGIDALGRLIKINPDIAEEHQLAVIDCLEDPDDTLKRKTFELLYKMTKSTNVEVIVDRMIEYMINITDHHYKTEIASRCVELAEQFAPSNQWFIQTMNKVFEHAGDLVNIRVAHNLMRLIAEGFGEEDEGADSQLRSSAVDSYLRIVGEPKLPSSFLQIICWVLGEYGTADGKYSASYIIGKLCDVAEAHLTDDTVKAYAISAILKIFAFEVTLGRKIDMLPECQTLVDELSASHSTDLQQRAYELQALLGLDKHAVESVMPADASCEDIEVDRNLSFLNSYVHQALENGAAPYIPESERSGAISVGSYKSQEQQETSAHTLRFEAYEMPKPSMALATSQASMSAPPTDLVPVPEPGYYKEDHQTSRSQPSGDAVSGEFGVKLRLDGVQKKWGRPTYSSSTPSSSASSQQATNGASHSDGGGATSSQARESTYGSKRQQGTEISAEKQRLAASLFGSAAAKADRKAQASRKTAKESASTEKASASSAASQPIKEQVIPAVPPPDLLDLGDEPVSSSPPIADPFSQLEGLLGPASATPVVSGTPAASTSNAQDLMSIFSDDVPTGATSGSADPAVGDANLMSSHKGATAAAAKKGPSLQDALQKDATARQVGVTPTGNNPNLFKDLLG from the exons ATGGAGCAGCTGCGGACGATCGGGCGGGAGCTGGCGATGGGGTCGCAGGGCGGGTGGGGGCAGTCCAAGGAGTTCCTCGACCTCGTCAAGTCCATCGGCGAGGCGCGCTCCAAGGCGGAAGAGGACCGCATCATCGCGCGCGAGCTCGAGCACCtcaagcgccgcctcgccgaccCCGACGTGCCCCGCCGCAAGATGAaggagctcctcctccgcctcgtctaCGCCGAGATGCTCGGCCACGACGCCTCCTTTGGCCACATCCACGCCGTCAAGATGACCCACGACGAGTCGCTCCCGCTCAAGCGGACCGGGTACCTCGCCGTCGCGCTCTTCCTCGACGAGAGGCACGACCTCGTCATCCTAGTGGTCAACACCATCCAGAAGGACCTCAGGTCCGACAACTATCTCGTCGTCTGCGCAGCGCTCACCGCCGCGTGCCGCCTCATCGGCGAGGAGGCCATTCCCGCCGTGCTGCCACAAGTCGTAGAGCTGCTTGCGCACCCAAAGGAGGCCGTACGGAAGAAGGCCGTCATGGCGCTGCACCGGTTTTACCAGCGATCCCCCTCCTCCGTTTCCCACCTTGTCTCCAACTTCCGCAAG AGGCTCTGTGACAATGATCCTGGAGTTATGGGTGCAACCCTATGCCCCCTCTATGACCTGATTTTGGAGGAACCAAATTCATACAAGGATCTGGTTGTTAGTTTTGTTAACATCCTCAAACAAGTTGCGGAGAGGAGGCTTCCGACTTCCTATGATTATCACCAAATGCCTGCACCATTTATTCAG ATAAAATTATTGAAGATACTCGCTGTGCTGGGTAGTGGTGATAAACAAGCAAGTGGACATATGTACACAGTGTTGGGTGACATATTTAGGAAGGGTGACACTGCAAGCAACATTGGGAATGCTATACTGTATGAATGCATATGCTGTATTTCATCCATTTTCCCGAACCCTAAAATGCTAGAGGCTGCAGCTGAAACAACATCAAAGTTTCTGAAG AGTGATAGCCATAATCTTAAGTACATGGGCATTGATGCTCTTGGCCGGCTAATAAAAATAAATCCAGATATTGCGGAAGAGCACCAATTGGCTGTTATTGATTGCTTAGAG GACCCTGATGACACTTTGAAGCGCAAGACTTTTGAGCTTCTTTATAAGATGACAAAGTCAACAAATGTTGAAGTCATTGTTGATAGGATGATTGAGTACATGATCAACATAACTGATCATCATTACAAGACAGAAATTGCATCACGTTGTGTTGAACTCGCAGAGCAATTTGCACCTAGCAATCAGTGGTTTATCCAG ACCATGAATAAAGTCTTTGAGCATGCTGGAGATCTTGTCAACATAAGGGTGGCACACAATTTGATGCGGCTTATTGCTGAAGGCTTTGGTGAGGAGGATGAAGGTGCTGACAGTCAACTAAGATCATCAGCT GTAGATTCCTATCTCCGCATTGTGGGAGAGCCAAAGCTTCCTTCTTCATTCCTGCAG ATAATATGCTGGGTTTTGGGAGAATATGGAACAGCTGATGGGAAATATTCAGCTTCTTATATTATCGGGAAGTTGTGTGATGTGGCAGAGGCCCACCTCACAGATGACACTGTCAAG GCATATGCAATCTCGGCGATTTTGAAGATATTTGCATTTGAAGTTACTCTTGGAAGGAAGATTGATATGCTGCCCGAG TGTCAAACATTGGTAGATGAATTGTCAGCTTCACATTCGACAGACTTGCAGCAACGGGCATATGAACTACAGGCTTTACTAGGCTTGGACAAACATGCTGTTGAAAGTGTTATGCCCGCAGATGCAAGCTGTGAAGATATTGAG GTCGACAGAAACCTCTCGTTTCTAAACAGTTATGTGCATCAAGCCTTGGAAAATGGTGCAGCCCCTTACATTCCGGAGAGTGAGCGCTCAGGTGCGATAAGTGTGGGCAGCTACAAAAGCCAAGAACAACAGGAAACATCTGCCCACACTCTTAGGTTTGAGGCCTATGAGATGCCTAAACCTTCGATGGCACTAGCAACATCACAAGCCAGCATGTCCGCACCACCTACTGACTTGGTTCCAGTTCCAGAACCAGGTTACTATAAGGAAGACCACCAAACATCAAGGTCCCAGCCTTCTGGTGATGCAGTTTCTGGTGAGTTTGGTGTCAAACTTcgccttgatggggttcaaaaGAAATGGGGAAGGCCAACCTATTCCTCTTCTACACCTTCAAGCTCAGCATCTAGCCAACAAGCAACCAATGGTGCCTCTCATTCTGATGGGGGAGGTGCAACCAGTTCACAGGCGCGGGAGTCCACGTATGGTTCAAAGAGACAGCAGGGCACAGAAATTTCAGCAGAAAAGCAACGGCTTGCTGCTTCACTTTTTGGTTCAGCAGCTGCTAAAGCTGATAGGAAAGCACAAGCTTCTCGAAAGACAGCAAAGGAGAGTGCTTCAACGGAGAAAGCATCTGCGAGTAGTGCAGCATCCCAGCCCATTAAAGAGCAAGTAATTCCCGCTGTCCCACCACCTGATCTGCTGGATCTGGGTGATGAACCAGTCTCATCAAGTCCTCCAATAGCCGACCCTTTCTCACAGCTAGAGGGGCTTCTTGGACCAGCATCAGCCACTCCGGTGGTTTCTGGAACTCCAGCTGCCAGCACTTCCAACGCACAAGATCTTATGTCAATCTTCTCAGATGATGTACCAACTGGAGCAACCAGTGGATCTGCTGATCCCGCTGTAGGTGATGCTAATTTGATGAGCTCCCACAAAGGAGCAACTGCAGCGGCTGCAAAGAAGGGTCCTAGCCTTCAAGATGCCTTGCAAAAGGATGCGACTGCACGGCAAGTAGGTGTGACACCAACAGGGAACAATCCCAATCTTTTCAAGGACTTGCTAGGCTAG